In a single window of the Phycisphaerales bacterium genome:
- a CDS encoding PEP-CTERM sorting domain-containing protein encodes MRGLTRNVGMTVVLAGVLVLSANASIYSTSFENPPFALGSIATQDGWVNGSSSGNSQAIQNSFARTGAQSLKWDNSGALNSFYSVRRSFDGQNGAISPATPLEISAWVYVDQSSGLDRLYGVYAVNSGAGTLGSTNLGLTISGNGTIRAGTSWSSTYSGVGVFTDPRLVGNWVKVVLTYDGVGGGAAVYDASLTEIWSAPYAAVNLVNSNGAGLNSWNINLGADYNGTVARAGIGYHDDLQVRVVPEPSSILAFGVGLVLLTLRRR; translated from the coding sequence ATGAGAGGACTTACTCGGAACGTGGGCATGACCGTCGTGCTCGCTGGTGTGCTCGTGCTGAGCGCCAACGCCAGCATCTACAGCACGAGCTTCGAAAATCCGCCGTTTGCGCTGGGCAGTATCGCCACCCAGGACGGCTGGGTAAACGGTTCGAGCTCAGGAAACTCGCAGGCGATCCAGAACAGTTTTGCCCGGACCGGCGCGCAGAGTCTGAAGTGGGACAACAGCGGCGCGCTCAACAGCTTCTACAGCGTGCGCCGATCGTTCGACGGACAGAATGGTGCGATCTCCCCGGCCACGCCGCTGGAGATTTCAGCGTGGGTGTATGTCGATCAGAGCTCCGGGTTGGACCGCCTGTACGGCGTGTACGCGGTAAACTCAGGCGCGGGAACGCTGGGCAGTACGAATCTCGGACTCACCATCAGTGGCAATGGCACCATTCGGGCCGGCACCTCGTGGTCCTCCACGTACTCGGGTGTGGGCGTGTTCACCGATCCGCGACTGGTTGGCAACTGGGTCAAGGTTGTCCTGACCTATGATGGAGTGGGTGGCGGCGCGGCGGTCTACGATGCCAGTCTCACCGAGATCTGGTCGGCCCCGTACGCCGCGGTGAACCTCGTCAACTCGAATGGCGCCGGGCTCAACTCGTGGAATATCAACCTCGGTGCGGATTATAACGGTACGGTGGCACGCGCCGGCATCGGCTATCACGATGACCTCCAGGTCCGCGTGGTGCCGGAACCGTCCAGTATCCTCGCTTTCGGCGTGGGTCTGGTACTGCTGACATTGCGACGCCGCTAG
- a CDS encoding DUF1571 domain-containing protein: MRLVIAVVGAALSCLAGCAQRGTAPEPVRPITTELTAAEAEERAEVVRRDPRTYLRTVYLNCTGLAEYTLVFTRQERRGLLRTLTPPERIQVWFRRAPFSVRMKWLDEDVKYGESVFVRGQFDDQVRFVTRRWSPPLLPPPQVNRVAVNVPAMFGEARRPVTDFGLELLMERTLATFTAARDDGLLVYEGVVTHAGTGRRAHRLRLEYNPNKFPVPTQELYIDVATDLPLGTVLRLANGQLDASYTYAELDTTVRLTENDFLLPQEREQRDRKGRGGEAS; this comes from the coding sequence ATGCGGCTTGTCATCGCAGTGGTTGGGGCGGCGTTGAGTTGCCTGGCGGGGTGTGCACAACGTGGGACCGCACCCGAGCCGGTGCGTCCGATCACGACGGAGCTCACTGCGGCCGAAGCCGAAGAGCGGGCGGAGGTGGTGCGGCGCGACCCCCGCACCTACCTGCGCACCGTGTACCTGAATTGCACTGGGCTGGCGGAGTACACGCTGGTCTTCACGCGGCAGGAGCGACGCGGCCTGCTGCGCACGCTGACGCCCCCGGAGCGCATCCAGGTTTGGTTCCGCCGCGCACCCTTCAGCGTTCGCATGAAGTGGCTCGACGAAGACGTGAAGTACGGCGAGAGTGTCTTTGTACGCGGGCAGTTCGATGACCAGGTGCGCTTCGTGACGCGCCGCTGGTCGCCACCGTTGCTGCCCCCGCCGCAGGTCAACCGGGTGGCGGTCAACGTGCCCGCGATGTTCGGCGAGGCCCGCCGCCCTGTCACGGACTTCGGCCTCGAGCTGCTCATGGAACGTACGCTCGCCACTTTCACCGCCGCGCGCGACGACGGATTGCTTGTGTACGAGGGTGTCGTGACCCACGCCGGCACCGGGCGGCGCGCTCATCGCCTGCGATTGGAATACAACCCGAACAAGTTCCCCGTACCGACCCAGGAACTCTACATCGACGTCGCCACGGATCTGCCACTCGGCACCGTCCTGCGCCTGGCCAATGGCCAGCTCGATGCGTCCTATACGTACGCCGAACTCGACACCACGGTGCGCCTGACGGAGAACGACTTCCTGCTGCCGCAGGAGCGCGAACAGCGCGATCGCAAGGGACGGGGCGGTGAGGCCTCCTGA
- the ribD gene encoding bifunctional diaminohydroxyphosphoribosylaminopyrimidine deaminase/5-amino-6-(5-phosphoribosylamino)uracil reductase RibD, which translates to MPKPRSTPSDEAWMRHALALAGRGRGFVEPNPMVGCVLVRGGKRIGSGYHRRFGGPHAEVEALRHCAVNPHGATAYVTLEPCCHHGKTPPCTDALIAAGIQRVVAAITDPFSSVAGGGCAALRAAGVTVEVGLCAAEAAALNAPYLKRVSTGRPWIILKWAQSLDGRIATHRGDSRWISDEHCRQHAHRVRANMDGIIVGVGTVLSDDPLLTCRFVRPRRSTTRIVLDTHLRTPLRSQLVRTAAATPTWVFCGRNASPARQQQLEKFGCRVTRVALHRGRVGVRAVLDACGQAGMTNVLVEGGSAVHGTFLDGGWADELHAYFAPLLLGGAGAPGAVGGQGVATVADAQRFASPPTWRRLGHGWLVQGRLQPRRAAEHGLQMC; encoded by the coding sequence ATGCCGAAGCCGCGTTCTACTCCCTCCGACGAAGCATGGATGCGGCACGCGCTTGCGCTCGCCGGGCGCGGTCGGGGCTTCGTGGAACCCAACCCCATGGTGGGCTGCGTGCTGGTGCGCGGCGGGAAGCGGATCGGCTCGGGCTACCACCGGCGTTTCGGGGGGCCCCATGCCGAGGTGGAGGCCCTGCGCCATTGCGCGGTGAATCCCCACGGCGCCACCGCGTACGTGACACTCGAACCCTGCTGTCACCACGGCAAAACCCCGCCCTGTACCGACGCCCTCATCGCGGCGGGGATCCAGCGTGTCGTCGCGGCCATCACGGACCCCTTCTCCAGTGTGGCGGGGGGTGGATGCGCGGCGCTGCGCGCGGCGGGAGTCACGGTGGAGGTGGGCCTGTGTGCGGCGGAGGCCGCGGCGCTCAATGCCCCGTACCTCAAGCGTGTCAGCACCGGCCGGCCATGGATCATCCTCAAGTGGGCCCAGTCACTCGACGGCCGCATCGCCACGCACCGGGGCGATAGCCGCTGGATCAGCGATGAACACTGTCGCCAACACGCGCATCGCGTGCGTGCGAACATGGACGGCATCATCGTCGGTGTCGGCACGGTGCTCAGCGATGATCCCCTGCTGACCTGCCGCTTCGTACGTCCGCGGCGCAGCACTACCCGCATCGTGCTCGACACGCATCTGCGGACGCCGCTGCGCAGCCAGTTGGTACGGACCGCAGCAGCAACCCCGACCTGGGTCTTCTGCGGCCGCAATGCCAGCCCGGCGCGCCAACAGCAGCTTGAAAAGTTCGGCTGTCGGGTCACGCGGGTGGCTCTGCACCGTGGCCGAGTGGGGGTGCGCGCGGTGCTGGACGCCTGTGGCCAAGCAGGTATGACCAACGTACTGGTGGAAGGCGGGAGTGCCGTCCATGGCACCTTCCTCGATGGTGGCTGGGCCGACGAGCTGCACGCATACTTCGCCCCGTTGCTGCTGGGCGGAGCCGGGGCCCCGGGTGCGGTGGGCGGCCAGGGTGTCGCGACCGTGGCCGATGCGCAGCGCTTCGCGAGCCCACCAACATGGCGCCGGCTCGGCCACGGGTGGCTGGTGCAGGGGCGACTCCAACCGCGGCGCGCCGCCGAACACGGACTCCAGATGTGTTAG
- a CDS encoding hemerythrin family protein, with the protein MFAWDETLSIGILRFDREHQALFAQLSKLHDAITQGCSLHVQERILRELVRHAVQHFRNEEHFMRSAQYPGYEAHAIEHRNLEHKILDLELRMQRNAGSIESETLAFLRNWVVQHIQECDSKLATCVPTPTSHCSSAPASAGPSTS; encoded by the coding sequence TTGTTCGCATGGGATGAAACGCTTTCGATCGGCATCTTGCGGTTTGACCGTGAGCACCAGGCGCTCTTTGCGCAGTTGAGCAAACTGCACGACGCGATCACGCAGGGTTGCTCGCTGCATGTTCAAGAGCGCATCCTGCGTGAACTGGTGCGCCACGCCGTCCAGCACTTCCGCAACGAAGAACACTTCATGCGCTCGGCCCAGTACCCGGGTTACGAAGCTCATGCCATTGAGCACCGCAATCTTGAACACAAGATCCTGGACCTCGAGCTGCGCATGCAACGCAACGCAGGCAGCATCGAGTCCGAAACACTCGCTTTTCTCCGCAACTGGGTCGTGCAGCACATTCAGGAATGCGACTCGAAGCTAGCCACCTGTGTTCCAACGCCTACGTCGCACTGCTCCAGCGCGCCCGCATCCGCTGGGCCATCCACAAGCTGA
- a CDS encoding sugar phosphate isomerase/epimerase produces MQIKFVKSLWGYEPAAATLEQKLARIRTAGYDGVECPCPEVSAAEWQELCARYGLTYVGMFFVDDIAGYRRELERLVPYRPVCATLHALRDRTPFDEGCRFLREAVRIEADLGVAVAHETHRGRMLCNPWQTSAYLEAVPEVQICADFSHFCNVCESLLDNMQDFLEVMIPRAIHIHGRIGWEEAAQVNDPRAPEHAHRVARHEEWWDAIRAAGAAVGRTQLTFDPEFGPPDYLPTLPWTRQPVTDLWEISLWMAQRMRARWSSAT; encoded by the coding sequence ATGCAGATCAAGTTCGTGAAATCGCTCTGGGGCTATGAGCCCGCCGCCGCCACGCTCGAGCAGAAACTCGCCCGGATCCGGACCGCGGGCTACGACGGGGTCGAATGCCCCTGCCCGGAGGTTTCCGCTGCCGAGTGGCAGGAGCTTTGTGCGCGGTACGGGTTGACGTATGTCGGCATGTTCTTTGTGGACGACATCGCCGGCTACCGGAGAGAGCTGGAGCGGTTGGTGCCCTACCGACCGGTGTGTGCGACCCTGCATGCCCTGCGTGACCGCACGCCGTTTGACGAAGGTTGCCGCTTTCTCCGCGAAGCGGTCCGGATCGAGGCGGATCTGGGCGTGGCGGTGGCTCACGAAACGCATCGCGGCCGCATGTTGTGCAACCCCTGGCAGACGTCCGCATACCTCGAGGCCGTGCCGGAAGTGCAGATCTGCGCCGACTTCAGCCATTTCTGCAATGTCTGCGAATCACTGCTCGACAATATGCAGGACTTTCTCGAAGTGATGATCCCCCGCGCAATCCACATCCACGGGCGCATCGGCTGGGAGGAAGCCGCGCAGGTGAACGATCCGCGCGCGCCGGAGCATGCACACCGTGTCGCGCGCCACGAGGAATGGTGGGACGCGATCCGGGCTGCGGGCGCGGCCGTGGGACGCACCCAGCTTACCTTTGACCCGGAATTCGGTCCGCCCGATTACCTGCCGACGCTCCCGTGGACCCGGCAGCCGGTAACGGACCTGTGGGAGATCAGCTTGTGGATGGCCCAGCGGATGCGGGCGCGCTGGAGCAGTGCGACGTAG
- a CDS encoding PP2C family protein-serine/threonine phosphatase, translating to MSQAPRVYLFDGGGAESNALAARLAQCGLAPLAVPARDAGQIATARAGSDVAVLLLGREHSAEATPLTPVLRELVRTHVATVVCGGDPALRREGGPLIEWVAADASVDEIAGKVGTLVQYSPLVHALERELTHLQRLGEQLNRYFSEIDQEMRMAGRLQRDFMPRELPEVGPLHFEFVFQPATWVSGDLYDVFRIDEHTVGVFLADAMGHGVAAGLLTMFLRYALVTKRITGNHYVVVPPSAALDHLHRCLLRQKLPNAQFVTAVYLTIDTRTGQCRLARGGHPYPLLVDTDGAVRELRSSGSLLGIADIPVEFEETSFTLSPGQKLVLYTDGIEDCLLTPGTDGDMPRFSPYLLSWAKLPAAELVGSAREFLACREGSLHPHDDMTLLVVEMGTATPFPLTGPLPERPPV from the coding sequence ATGTCACAAGCGCCGCGCGTATACCTATTCGACGGTGGTGGTGCCGAAAGTAACGCACTCGCCGCCCGGCTCGCGCAATGCGGCCTTGCGCCGTTGGCGGTACCTGCCCGGGACGCGGGTCAAATCGCGACTGCCCGTGCCGGCAGCGACGTGGCCGTCCTCCTACTGGGCCGCGAGCACAGCGCGGAAGCAACCCCGCTCACACCCGTGCTGCGCGAACTGGTGCGTACGCACGTGGCGACCGTCGTCTGCGGCGGAGATCCAGCGCTGCGGCGCGAAGGTGGCCCCCTGATCGAATGGGTCGCCGCCGATGCCTCGGTTGACGAAATTGCCGGCAAGGTCGGGACACTCGTGCAGTACAGTCCACTCGTGCATGCCCTCGAGCGTGAACTGACGCACTTGCAACGGCTCGGTGAGCAGCTCAACCGTTATTTCAGCGAGATTGACCAGGAAATGCGCATGGCGGGTCGGCTGCAACGCGACTTCATGCCGCGCGAGTTGCCCGAAGTCGGTCCGCTGCACTTCGAGTTCGTCTTCCAGCCCGCCACCTGGGTCAGCGGTGATCTCTACGATGTCTTCCGCATCGACGAGCACACCGTCGGGGTCTTCCTCGCGGATGCCATGGGACACGGTGTCGCCGCCGGCCTCCTGACGATGTTCCTGCGCTACGCCCTTGTGACCAAGCGCATCACGGGCAACCACTACGTGGTTGTGCCGCCGTCAGCCGCACTGGACCATCTGCACCGTTGCCTGCTGCGCCAGAAGCTGCCAAACGCGCAGTTCGTGACGGCCGTCTACCTGACGATTGACACTCGGACGGGCCAATGCCGCCTCGCGCGGGGTGGACACCCATACCCGCTGCTGGTCGACACCGACGGTGCGGTACGTGAGCTGCGCTCCAGCGGCAGTCTGCTCGGGATTGCCGATATCCCGGTCGAGTTCGAGGAAACGAGCTTCACGCTCTCCCCGGGGCAGAAACTCGTTCTGTATACCGATGGCATCGAAGATTGCCTGCTCACTCCCGGAACCGACGGTGACATGCCGCGCTTCAGCCCGTACCTGCTGTCCTGGGCGAAACTCCCGGCCGCCGAGCTGGTGGGCAGCGCGCGCGAGTTTCTCGCCTGCCGGGAGGGCTCGCTGCACCCCCACGACGACATGACCCTGCTGGTGGTCGAGATGGGTACCGCCACCCCCTTCCCGTTGACCGGGCCCCTCCCAGAGCGCCCGCCGGTCTGA
- the ffh gene encoding signal recognition particle protein, whose protein sequence is MFEALSNRLAGVFQSLRGRGRISEANVREAMAMLRTALLEADVNVEVARKFCDECVQKALGQEVISTLRPEQVMVKVVHDELVRLMGPIETRIPFVSTPPTIILMAGLQGSGKTTTCAKLARYCMLRGKKPLLVAADLKRPAAIDQLEVLGQQVGVPVYTERDHQNPVKVCRNAVSQSRKLDRDVVILDTAGRLAIDDELMEEISQVAKATSPHQIYLVLDAMTGQDAVHTAKSFDQRLELDGAILTKFDSDTRGGAALSVKAVTGKPIKFIGVGEKLDALEEFHPERIAGRILGMGDIVSLVEKAQQQFDEKEALAQQEKMAKGQFGLDDFLVQLDKIRNMGSMKSIMKMIPGMGQALEGLDMPEEELNRVKGIIHSMTPRERKDPDLIEASRRRRIARGAGVEQQEVSGLCKQFREMRGMMKLMAGQGMGGKLKMMQQLGQMGALTGGTMPKVKKGSTRYNPQRPDKKRRRRR, encoded by the coding sequence ATGTTTGAAGCTCTCAGCAATCGATTGGCGGGCGTCTTCCAGAGTCTGCGCGGGCGCGGCCGGATCAGCGAAGCCAATGTGCGCGAAGCGATGGCCATGCTGCGCACGGCACTGCTCGAAGCGGACGTGAACGTCGAAGTTGCGCGGAAGTTCTGCGACGAATGCGTTCAGAAAGCGCTCGGCCAGGAAGTGATCAGCACCCTGCGGCCCGAGCAGGTGATGGTCAAGGTCGTGCATGATGAGCTGGTACGGCTCATGGGCCCGATCGAAACGCGCATCCCGTTCGTTTCCACACCGCCGACGATCATCCTCATGGCGGGTCTGCAGGGCTCGGGCAAAACCACCACCTGCGCCAAACTGGCCCGCTATTGCATGCTGCGCGGCAAGAAGCCGCTGCTGGTTGCGGCCGACCTCAAGCGTCCTGCGGCCATCGACCAGCTCGAAGTGCTCGGGCAGCAGGTGGGCGTCCCGGTGTACACCGAGCGAGACCACCAGAACCCCGTGAAGGTCTGCCGTAACGCGGTCAGCCAGTCGCGCAAGCTCGACCGTGATGTGGTCATCCTTGATACCGCCGGTCGCCTGGCGATCGACGACGAGCTGATGGAGGAAATTTCGCAGGTTGCGAAAGCCACCAGCCCGCACCAGATCTATCTCGTGCTCGACGCCATGACCGGGCAGGACGCCGTCCATACCGCAAAGTCCTTTGATCAGCGGCTCGAACTGGACGGCGCCATCCTGACGAAGTTCGACTCCGATACCCGGGGTGGCGCCGCGCTCAGCGTGAAGGCCGTCACCGGCAAGCCGATCAAGTTCATCGGCGTCGGCGAGAAGCTGGACGCGCTCGAGGAGTTCCACCCCGAGCGCATCGCCGGGCGCATCCTCGGCATGGGCGATATCGTTTCACTCGTCGAAAAGGCCCAGCAGCAGTTCGACGAGAAAGAGGCCCTGGCCCAGCAGGAGAAGATGGCCAAGGGCCAGTTCGGGCTCGACGACTTCCTCGTCCAACTCGACAAGATCCGCAACATGGGGTCGATGAAGTCAATCATGAAGATGATCCCCGGCATGGGACAGGCCCTGGAAGGACTGGACATGCCCGAGGAAGAGCTCAACCGGGTCAAGGGCATCATCCACTCGATGACCCCGCGCGAGCGTAAGGATCCGGACCTGATTGAGGCCTCGCGGCGCCGCCGCATCGCCCGCGGGGCCGGCGTGGAGCAGCAGGAAGTCAGCGGGCTCTGCAAGCAGTTCCGCGAAATGCGCGGCATGATGAAGCTGATGGCCGGTCAAGGCATGGGCGGCAAGCTGAAGATGATGCAGCAACTCGGTCAGATGGGCGCCTTGACCGGCGGCACCATGCCGAAGGTGAAGAAGGGATCGACGCGCTACAACCCCCAGCGGCCTGACAAAAAACGCCGCCGCCGCCGCTGA
- the yacG gene encoding DNA gyrase inhibitor YacG, translating into MASYPCATCGHPVEYEGALPARFPFCCERCRMVDLGKWLREEYAIDRDLTPEDLAEFGERLPPELRK; encoded by the coding sequence ATGGCGAGCTATCCCTGTGCAACTTGCGGCCACCCGGTGGAGTACGAGGGGGCGCTGCCTGCGCGATTCCCATTCTGCTGCGAGCGCTGCCGAATGGTCGATCTGGGCAAGTGGTTGCGCGAGGAATACGCGATCGATCGGGATCTGACGCCAGAGGACCTGGCGGAGTTCGGGGAACGGCTGCCGCCCGAGTTGCGGAAGTAA
- a CDS encoding glycosyl transferase family 36 produces MTSANVVPAGVRAERTGFAPNPYGYFTPDGREFRITDWRTPRPWANIIANPRFGLAVSQTGSGFTWVDNSQLAVLTRWQQDLTADCSGKFLYVRDTESGAVWSLSPAPTWPRYDTFECRHGLGYTQFVTELGGIRATWTLFAHATDTVELWRVELENRTERPRRLELTAYLEWNCGVLPSPRREFHKLFLENAFDAERRAIFAWNHMWEVPSARFGHWNTSFPYVTALGSTEPALWAQGEKGAFTGRYGDLRNPEALSADQWQPEFGRHGDAIAALRSAVELRRGERRTVGFALAVGSSQETAADLLDRSLDAARMDAELSRVQNQWRELLATQRIETPDVSVDALTNDWTRYQTISGRLWGRCGYYQQSGAFGFRDQLQDSQVWLTIDPQRCREQVRLHAAHQFTDGSVYHWWHPLTEQGHVTKMTDDLLWLAFVTANYIRETGDLTILADEAPYLDDARPTPLVDHVERAFARVAQRTSSRGLPFIGAGDWNDGLSAVGLQERGESIWLGQFLAGLLADWAEIYRRIGEPGTFTGGAAQAQQLSPSVPRERALQRAAELHHQRAALLAALNHHGWDGEWYYRATLDDGSKLGSAENRVGRIFLNTQTWAILNDIASPDRARQCWDAVCKHLVTDAGALLLAPAFDQPVSAIGYITRYAPGLRENGGVYTHAATWAIAAAAKMRDHEQVGRLLQAINPMRKDPERYWAEPYVLPGNVDGPQSPHHGRAGWTWYTGSAQWLHRIVTQWVLGVRPEWDGLRFDPVLPADWAEASMTRFWRGSTLHIRIERAAGLAAGQVEVTVDGTRLAGAVLSPPPAGGTHVVQVRIG; encoded by the coding sequence CACCTGGGTCGACAATTCGCAACTCGCGGTGCTCACACGCTGGCAACAGGATCTCACGGCAGACTGTTCGGGGAAGTTTCTCTACGTCCGGGATACGGAGAGCGGCGCTGTATGGTCCCTGTCGCCGGCGCCGACCTGGCCGCGCTATGACACCTTCGAATGCCGTCATGGCTTGGGTTACACGCAGTTCGTGACCGAGTTGGGGGGCATTCGAGCGACCTGGACGCTGTTCGCACACGCGACAGACACGGTCGAACTGTGGCGCGTGGAGCTTGAGAATCGCACCGAACGGCCGCGGCGGCTTGAACTGACCGCCTACCTGGAGTGGAATTGCGGTGTGCTCCCGTCGCCGCGGCGGGAGTTTCACAAGCTCTTTCTGGAGAACGCCTTCGACGCCGAACGGCGCGCGATCTTCGCCTGGAACCATATGTGGGAAGTGCCTTCGGCGCGCTTCGGGCACTGGAACACATCCTTCCCTTACGTGACCGCTCTGGGTAGCACGGAACCGGCCCTGTGGGCGCAGGGGGAGAAAGGAGCGTTCACGGGGCGCTACGGCGACCTGCGAAATCCGGAGGCTTTGTCCGCCGACCAGTGGCAGCCGGAATTCGGTCGACACGGCGATGCGATTGCTGCGCTGCGGAGTGCGGTCGAGTTGCGCCGCGGGGAGCGCCGCACGGTCGGGTTTGCGCTGGCGGTGGGCTCTTCCCAGGAGACGGCCGCGGATTTACTGGATCGGTCGCTGGATGCTGCCCGCATGGATGCGGAGTTGAGTCGTGTGCAGAACCAGTGGCGGGAACTGCTTGCGACCCAGCGGATCGAGACGCCTGACGTGTCCGTCGATGCGCTCACCAACGACTGGACCCGCTACCAGACAATTTCCGGACGACTGTGGGGGCGCTGCGGGTATTACCAGCAGAGCGGCGCATTCGGCTTCCGCGATCAGTTGCAGGATTCGCAGGTCTGGCTGACGATCGACCCGCAGCGCTGCCGCGAGCAGGTGCGTCTGCACGCCGCGCACCAGTTCACGGATGGCTCCGTCTACCACTGGTGGCATCCGCTCACGGAGCAGGGCCACGTCACGAAGATGACGGACGACCTGTTGTGGCTGGCATTCGTGACGGCCAATTACATCCGCGAAACAGGCGATCTGACGATTCTCGCGGATGAAGCGCCCTATCTGGATGACGCACGTCCGACCCCACTGGTGGACCACGTGGAACGAGCATTCGCACGGGTCGCGCAGCGCACCAGCTCACGCGGCCTGCCTTTCATCGGTGCCGGTGACTGGAACGACGGCCTCAGCGCCGTTGGTCTTCAGGAGCGCGGCGAGTCCATCTGGCTTGGGCAGTTCCTGGCAGGGCTGCTCGCGGATTGGGCAGAGATCTACCGCCGCATCGGCGAGCCCGGCACCTTTACCGGAGGGGCGGCGCAGGCCCAACAGCTCTCCCCGAGCGTACCGCGGGAGCGCGCCCTGCAACGAGCGGCGGAACTGCACCATCAGCGGGCGGCACTCCTGGCGGCGCTGAACCACCATGGCTGGGATGGGGAGTGGTACTATCGCGCTACGTTGGATGATGGCAGCAAACTTGGCAGTGCCGAGAACCGCGTGGGACGGATTTTCCTCAATACCCAGACCTGGGCGATTCTCAACGATATCGCGTCGCCGGACCGCGCGCGGCAGTGCTGGGACGCCGTCTGTAAGCACCTCGTTACCGACGCCGGCGCCCTGTTGCTTGCGCCAGCGTTCGACCAGCCGGTCAGTGCGATCGGCTACATCACGCGCTACGCTCCCGGGCTGCGCGAGAATGGTGGCGTTTACACGCATGCCGCCACGTGGGCGATCGCCGCGGCCGCCAAAATGCGGGATCATGAGCAGGTGGGGCGGCTGCTCCAGGCGATCAATCCGATGCGCAAGGACCCGGAGCGCTACTGGGCCGAACCGTACGTGCTGCCGGGCAATGTCGATGGTCCGCAGTCGCCGCATCATGGCCGGGCGGGCTGGACGTGGTATACGGGGTCGGCACAGTGGTTGCACCGCATCGTCACGCAGTGGGTGCTGGGGGTGCGGCCGGAGTGGGACGGGCTGCGTTTCGATCCGGTGCTGCCGGCCGACTGGGCCGAGGCGTCGATGACGCGTTTCTGGCGTGGCAGCACCCTGCACATCCGAATTGAGCGGGCGGCGGGGCTGGCGGCCGGGCAGGTGGAGGTGACGGTTGACGGGACGCGGTTGGCGGGTGCGGTGCTGTCGCCGCCGCCGGCCGGTGGGACGCATGTCGTGCAGGTGCGTATTGGCTAG